One Candidatus Poribacteria bacterium DNA segment encodes these proteins:
- a CDS encoding adenylosuccinate synthase, translating to MSNIVILGAQWGDESKGKLTDVFAADADVVARYQGGDNAGHTIVLGEKTFILHLIPSGILRPDTVNVIGNGVVINLETLFGEIDRLQAQGVEVSSDNLKISDRAHLILPYHKAVEQWEQMGSATKIGTTSRGIGPTYSDKMNRHAGIRVGDLLEFDNFQKKLDYNLETKAEALQIGGSERHVLLETYYAYAERLAPYVTDTVAYMHDVLAAEKRILFEGAQGTMLDIDFGTYPYVTSSNCTAGAVCTGLGIGPKAIKEVLGVSKAYVTRVGGGPFPTEMPPDLDEKIREIGKEYGATTQRPRRCGWLDLVALRYAAQINGLTAIAMTKLDVFDTLADLQVCVAYRYKGERITTFPSSLSVLEECEPVYETLPGWQQPLTEARTAADIPQLTKDYVAYVSDYLGVSIPIISVGPDRDQIVQLGRPLW from the coding sequence ATGTCAAACATTGTCATCTTAGGCGCACAGTGGGGTGACGAAAGTAAAGGAAAACTGACCGATGTCTTTGCCGCAGATGCGGATGTTGTCGCTCGCTATCAAGGCGGCGATAACGCCGGGCATACCATCGTTCTCGGTGAAAAAACTTTTATCCTTCACCTAATCCCATCGGGTATCCTTAGACCTGACACTGTGAATGTTATCGGCAACGGGGTCGTCATCAACTTGGAGACGCTTTTCGGTGAGATTGACCGGTTACAAGCACAGGGTGTTGAAGTCAGCAGCGATAACTTGAAAATCAGTGATCGCGCCCACCTCATTCTGCCGTATCATAAGGCGGTCGAGCAGTGGGAACAGATGGGCAGTGCTACGAAGATCGGAACAACTTCACGGGGTATTGGACCCACTTACTCCGATAAGATGAACCGACACGCCGGCATTCGCGTCGGTGACCTGCTCGAGTTTGACAATTTCCAAAAGAAACTTGATTACAACCTCGAAACCAAAGCCGAAGCACTCCAAATAGGCGGATCCGAGCGGCACGTTCTCCTTGAAACCTACTACGCCTACGCAGAACGCCTCGCGCCCTATGTAACCGACACTGTCGCTTACATGCACGACGTACTCGCCGCTGAAAAACGAATACTCTTTGAAGGCGCGCAGGGAACCATGCTCGATATAGATTTCGGCACCTATCCCTACGTTACCTCATCCAACTGCACCGCTGGTGCTGTCTGCACGGGACTCGGCATCGGTCCGAAGGCAATCAAAGAGGTACTCGGTGTCTCTAAAGCCTACGTCACACGCGTCGGCGGCGGCCCTTTCCCCACGGAGATGCCACCTGATCTCGATGAAAAGATTCGGGAAATCGGCAAAGAATACGGTGCTACTACACAACGTCCGAGACGCTGCGGTTGGCTCGACTTGGTCGCACTCCGATATGCAGCTCAGATTAACGGACTCACTGCCATCGCAATGACAAAACTCGATGTCTTTGATACACTCGCTGATTTGCAAGTGTGTGTAGCTTACCGCTATAAGGGTGAACGGATAACGACTTTCCCCAGCAGTCTAAGCGTCTTAGAGGAATGCGAACCCGTCTACGAAACACTTCCTGGATGGCAACAGCCCCTCACTGAAGCGCGTACAGCGGCGGATATTCCGCAACTGACGAAAGACTATGTCGCGTACGTCTCTGACTATCTCGGCGTGTCAATTCCAATCATCTCTGTTGGACCCGATAGAGACCAGATTGTCCAATTAGGACGACCGCTTTGGTAG
- the rpsI gene encoding 30S ribosomal protein S9, with protein sequence MAIEQFWGTGRRKTSVARVRIIPGGEGNILVNKRPIEEYFDRSDHVQEAKRPIEHVEKSGEYAVRINVKGGGNTGQAGAISHGIARALVKADESLKPSLKKAGFLTRDPRMVERKKYGQKGARARFQFSKR encoded by the coding sequence ATGGCTATTGAACAATTCTGGGGAACCGGCAGACGCAAAACATCCGTCGCGCGCGTCCGAATCATCCCTGGGGGTGAAGGCAACATTCTCGTCAATAAGAGACCTATCGAGGAATACTTCGATCGATCCGACCACGTGCAGGAGGCAAAACGCCCAATTGAGCACGTTGAGAAGAGCGGCGAGTATGCTGTTCGCATCAACGTCAAGGGCGGCGGAAATACCGGACAAGCAGGCGCGATTTCACACGGCATCGCACGCGCACTCGTCAAAGCAGACGAATCTTTGAAGCCTTCCCTAAAAAAAGCAGGTTTCTTGACACGCGATCCGAGAATGGTCGAACGGAAGAAATACGGACAGAAAGGCGCACGCGCACGTTTCCAATTCTCCAAACGTTAA
- the rplM gene encoding 50S ribosomal protein L13, with translation MVLKTKTYFPKADKDIKWYVVDAEGQILGRLASQIAQVLRGKHDPRFTPHADLGFRVAVVNAEKITVTGNKREQKTYFRHSGYPGGDKYRTFNEQMDLKPEAIITNAVKGMLPKGSLGRQLMKGLKVYTGPSHPHQAQQPEVLTF, from the coding sequence ATGGTACTGAAAACGAAAACCTATTTTCCGAAAGCAGACAAAGATATTAAATGGTATGTCGTCGACGCTGAGGGACAGATACTCGGACGTTTGGCTTCGCAAATCGCACAGGTCCTGCGAGGCAAACACGATCCGCGATTCACACCTCACGCCGATTTAGGTTTTCGCGTTGCTGTCGTGAATGCGGAGAAGATAACCGTCACTGGAAATAAAAGGGAACAGAAAACCTATTTTAGGCACAGCGGCTACCCGGGTGGCGATAAATATCGGACCTTTAACGAACAGATGGATCTAAAGCCCGAGGCTATCATCACCAACGCCGTTAAGGGGATGCTCCCAAAGGGTTCCCTCGGTAGACAGCTAATGAAGGGACTCAAGGTCTACACCGGACCGTCTCACCCGCACCAAGCCCAGCAACCCGAAGTTTTAACGTTTTAA